A single Tenacibaculum sp. 190524A02b DNA region contains:
- the cobA gene encoding uroporphyrinogen-III C-methyltransferase gives MNTQPKLTVVGAGPGDVELITLKAIKALETASVVLYDALVNPELLSYINPMAELIFVGKRRGCYRYQQEQINELIVTRGHSHGHVVRLKGGDSFIFGRGAEEMEYAAKHGLEVAVVPGISSSLAVPAYQNIPLTKRGSAESFWVITGTTKQHQLSNDVALAAKSNATVVILMGMGKLAEIVSLFQEEKKGELPVAIIQNGTTEHEKIGVGTVDTIEKVVEINQLSNPAIIVLGEVVKHREQLQQIQGKVALKEVV, from the coding sequence ATGAATACGCAACCAAAATTAACAGTAGTAGGAGCAGGACCAGGGGACGTTGAGTTAATCACGTTGAAAGCAATAAAAGCTTTAGAAACAGCATCCGTTGTTTTGTATGATGCATTGGTAAATCCAGAACTTTTAAGTTATATAAATCCAATGGCAGAGCTAATTTTTGTAGGTAAACGAAGAGGTTGCTATAGATATCAACAAGAACAAATCAACGAACTAATTGTTACTAGAGGACATTCTCATGGACATGTTGTACGTTTGAAAGGAGGAGATTCGTTTATTTTTGGAAGAGGAGCTGAAGAAATGGAATATGCTGCAAAACACGGATTAGAAGTAGCAGTTGTGCCTGGAATATCTTCATCATTGGCAGTGCCAGCTTATCAAAACATACCATTAACTAAAAGAGGAAGCGCTGAAAGTTTTTGGGTAATAACAGGAACTACAAAACAACATCAATTGTCAAATGATGTCGCTTTAGCAGCTAAATCAAATGCAACTGTAGTTATTTTAATGGGAATGGGTAAGCTAGCAGAAATAGTTTCGTTATTTCAAGAAGAAAAAAAGGGAGAATTACCTGTTGCAATAATTCAAAATGGAACAACAGAGCATGAGAAAATAGGTGTTGGAACTGTTGATACTATTGAAAAAGTAGTAGAAATTAACCAATTAAGTAATCCAGCTATAATTGTGTTAGGAGAAGTTGTAAAACATAGAGAGCAATTACAACAAATTCAAGGTAAGGTAGCTTTAAAAGAAGTCGTATAG
- a CDS encoding bifunctional precorrin-2 dehydrogenase/sirohydrochlorin ferrochelatase: MEKERNNLYPIFLKVKELEVLIVGGGYVAEEKLTFLLKSSPNAKVTMVAPLFREGTVVAAKKGNVEIINDVYNSSYLKGKHIVIATTDKPEINVEVYHDCKKESKLVNVADNPPYCDFYMGGIVTKGNVKVAISTNGKSPTTAKRLRQFFEETIPEDINQLVQNLNSYRKTIKGNFEKKVETLNKLTESLVK; the protein is encoded by the coding sequence ATGGAAAAAGAAAGAAATAATCTATACCCAATTTTTTTAAAGGTAAAAGAATTGGAAGTTTTAATAGTAGGAGGCGGTTACGTTGCCGAAGAAAAGTTAACTTTTTTACTAAAGTCTAGCCCTAATGCAAAAGTAACGATGGTAGCTCCGCTATTTAGAGAAGGTACAGTTGTAGCAGCAAAAAAAGGTAATGTTGAAATCATTAATGACGTTTATAATAGCTCATATTTAAAAGGTAAGCATATTGTTATTGCTACTACAGATAAACCTGAAATTAATGTAGAAGTGTACCATGATTGTAAAAAAGAAAGTAAATTGGTAAACGTAGCTGACAATCCGCCTTATTGTGATTTTTATATGGGAGGAATAGTAACTAAAGGAAATGTAAAAGTTGCAATTTCTACAAATGGAAAATCACCAACAACAGCAAAAAGATTACGTCAATTTTTTGAAGAGACAATACCAGAAGATATTAATCAATTAGTTCAAAACTTAAACAGTTACAGAAAAACAATAAAAGGAAACTTTGAAAAAAAAGTAGAAACATTAAATAAACTAACAGAAAGTTTAGTTAAATAA
- a CDS encoding NAD(P)/FAD-dependent oxidoreductase, giving the protein MIKTDILIIGAGPTGLFTVFEAGLLKLRCHLIDALAQPGGQCSEIYPKKPIYDIPAYPEILAGDLTKNLMEQIKQFEPGFTLGERADTIEKQDDGTFIVTTNKGTKHHAPVVAIAGGLGSFEPRKPQIENLAKFEDNGVEYMIKEPELYRDKNVVIAGGGDSALDWSIFLTDVAKSVTLIHRRNEFRGALDSVEKVQELKNLGKINLITPAEVKGILGEEHVTGVVVEQKDKEPFIVDTDHFIPLFGLAPKLGPIANWGLEIEKNAIKVNNALDYQTNVPGIYAIGDVNTYPGKLKLILCGFHEATLMCQSAYQRIHPDKKYVMKYTTVGGVQGFDGTKKEAPKAVVKAIQ; this is encoded by the coding sequence ATGATAAAGACAGATATATTAATTATTGGAGCAGGACCAACAGGTTTATTTACAGTTTTTGAAGCAGGATTATTAAAATTACGTTGTCACTTAATTGATGCCTTAGCTCAACCAGGAGGACAATGTTCTGAAATTTATCCTAAAAAGCCTATATATGATATACCAGCTTATCCAGAAATATTAGCTGGAGATTTGACTAAAAACTTAATGGAACAAATTAAACAATTTGAACCAGGTTTTACATTAGGTGAAAGAGCTGATACTATTGAAAAGCAAGATGACGGAACATTTATTGTAACTACTAATAAAGGAACTAAACACCATGCACCTGTAGTTGCTATTGCAGGAGGTTTAGGAAGTTTTGAACCACGTAAACCTCAAATAGAAAATTTAGCTAAGTTTGAGGATAATGGTGTAGAGTACATGATTAAAGAACCTGAATTATATAGAGATAAAAATGTTGTAATTGCAGGTGGAGGTGATTCAGCTTTAGACTGGTCTATCTTTTTAACTGATGTAGCAAAATCTGTAACCTTAATTCATAGAAGAAATGAGTTTAGAGGCGCATTAGATTCAGTTGAAAAAGTCCAAGAATTAAAGAATCTAGGTAAAATTAATTTAATTACACCGGCAGAAGTAAAAGGTATTCTAGGAGAGGAGCATGTAACTGGTGTGGTAGTTGAGCAAAAAGATAAAGAGCCATTTATTGTAGATACGGATCATTTTATACCTCTATTTGGATTGGCTCCTAAGTTAGGACCAATTGCTAACTGGGGATTAGAAATTGAAAAGAACGCTATTAAAGTAAATAATGCTTTAGATTATCAAACCAATGTTCCAGGAATTTATGCTATTGGAGATGTCAATACGTATCCAGGAAAGTTGAAGTTAATTTTATGTGGATTCCATGAAGCTACTTTAATGTGTCAAAGTGCTTATCAAAGAATACATCCAGATAAAAAATATGTAATGAAATATACAACAGTTGGAGGAGTGCAAGGTTTTGATGGAACTAAAAAAGAAGCACCAAAAGCTGTAGTAAAAGCAATACAATAA
- a CDS encoding ferredoxin, translating into MEQDVTIKITDREGVIHEVLAPTDMAMNLMEVVRSYELAPEGTIGVCGGMAMCASCQCYVNSEHELPEMTDDEDAMLAEAFDVKDNSRLGCQIQITHELEGLEVQLAPES; encoded by the coding sequence ATGGAACAAGATGTTACTATAAAAATAACTGACAGAGAAGGTGTAATACATGAGGTATTAGCACCGACTGATATGGCAATGAATCTTATGGAGGTAGTTCGTTCTTACGAGCTAGCTCCAGAAGGAACTATAGGTGTTTGTGGAGGAATGGCAATGTGTGCTTCGTGTCAATGTTATGTCAATTCGGAACATGAATTGCCTGAAATGACAGATGATGAAGATGCTATGCTAGCAGAAGCATTTGATGTAAAGGATAATAGCAGGTTGGGGTGTCAAATTCAAATAACACATGAATTAGAAGGCTTGGAGGTTCAATTAGCTCCAGAAAGTTAG
- the epsC gene encoding serine O-acetyltransferase EpsC — protein MQFKHYDLSLKDDVEVFTKQLFYALFNDVCQERANHLKEKFVKILNGLQVEESEKIWALYQQTFCEIRQKLDLDANAFEKTDPACKSLGEVYLAYPGFHAIAIYRLSHELYKMQVPILPRMMSEYAHGMTGTDIHPGAKIGDAFYIDHATGIVIGETAIIKNNVAIYQGVTLGGIQIKKELASVKRHPTIENNVTIYANATILGGEVVVGEGSIIGANVCVTNSVPQGSIVTYESENKITTRKSYAK, from the coding sequence ATGCAATTTAAACATTACGATCTATCATTAAAAGACGATGTAGAGGTTTTTACAAAACAATTATTTTATGCATTGTTTAATGATGTTTGTCAAGAAAGAGCAAACCATTTAAAAGAAAAGTTTGTTAAAATCTTAAATGGATTACAAGTTGAAGAAAGTGAAAAAATATGGGCTTTATATCAACAAACATTTTGCGAAATTAGACAAAAGTTAGACCTAGATGCTAACGCATTTGAGAAAACAGATCCAGCGTGTAAAAGTTTAGGAGAAGTTTATTTAGCATATCCAGGTTTTCATGCTATTGCAATTTATAGATTAAGTCATGAATTATATAAAATGCAAGTACCTATATTACCTAGAATGATGAGTGAATATGCACATGGTATGACAGGAACTGATATTCATCCTGGAGCAAAAATAGGAGATGCATTTTACATAGATCATGCAACAGGTATAGTAATAGGAGAAACAGCTATCATAAAAAATAATGTAGCTATATACCAAGGGGTAACTTTAGGTGGTATTCAAATTAAAAAAGAATTAGCATCGGTTAAAAGACACCCAACAATTGAAAATAATGTAACTATATATGCCAATGCAACTATCTTAGGAGGTGAAGTAGTCGTGGGAGAGGGAAGTATAATTGGAGCTAATGTATGTGTTACAAATTCTGTACCTCAAGGTTCTATAGTAACCTATGAATCAGAAAATAAAATAACAACTAGAAAATCATACGCAAAGTGA
- the cysM gene encoding cysteine synthase CysM — MKTLTITDSIGNTPLVEVSSVINKEGVRLFLKLEGNNPGGSVKDRAAYNMIAEAIKRKNIKKGDYLVEATSGNTGIALALMAKVLGVNMVLVMPENATEERVKTMKSYGAEVILTPAEDGIEGSRDKALELRYKEGYFMLNQFENNDNWKAHYKTTGPEIWRDTEGEVTHFVSAMGTTGTIMGVSTYLKEQNPNVKIVGAQPKEGSRIPGIRRWSPEYLPKIFDKNKVDQTLEVSREEATEMTRKLAKEEGIMAGMSSGGALHVALKLAEQIDKGIIVAIVCDRGDRYLSSDLFEN, encoded by the coding sequence ATGAAAACCTTAACTATTACAGATAGCATTGGAAATACACCTTTAGTAGAGGTGTCTTCAGTGATAAATAAAGAAGGAGTAAGACTTTTTTTAAAATTAGAAGGAAATAATCCTGGAGGAAGTGTTAAAGATAGAGCTGCATATAACATGATTGCAGAAGCTATTAAACGTAAAAACATAAAGAAAGGTGATTATTTGGTTGAAGCTACTAGTGGAAATACAGGAATTGCTTTAGCTTTAATGGCTAAAGTATTAGGTGTAAATATGGTATTAGTAATGCCCGAAAATGCAACAGAAGAAAGAGTGAAAACGATGAAGTCTTATGGAGCAGAAGTTATTTTAACTCCAGCTGAAGATGGTATAGAAGGCTCAAGAGATAAGGCACTAGAACTTCGTTACAAAGAAGGGTATTTCATGCTAAATCAGTTTGAAAATAATGATAACTGGAAAGCGCATTATAAAACCACTGGACCTGAAATATGGAGAGATACAGAAGGAGAAGTAACACACTTTGTATCAGCAATGGGAACTACAGGTACAATCATGGGAGTATCAACGTATTTAAAAGAGCAAAATCCTAATGTAAAAATTGTAGGAGCACAACCTAAAGAAGGCTCTAGAATACCAGGGATAAGAAGATGGTCACCAGAGTATTTACCTAAAATATTTGATAAAAATAAGGTAGATCAAACATTAGAGGTAAGTAGAGAAGAAGCTACAGAAATGACAAGGAAATTAGCCAAAGAAGAAGGAATCATGGCAGGAATGAGTAGTGGGGGAGCTTTACATGTAGCTCTAAAACTAGCTGAACAAATAGACAAAGGTATTATTGTAGCTATTGTTTGTGATAGAGGAGACAGATACTTGTCTTCAGATTTATTTGAAAATTAG
- a CDS encoding homocysteine S-methyltransferase family protein, with the protein MSNIHNELQKRILILDGAMGTMLQEYKFTEEDFRGERFKEYPIPLKGNNDLLSITQPEAVKEVHRKYFAAGADIVETNTFSGTTIAMADYQMEDLVYELNYESARLAKEAADEFTKKEPHKPRFVAGSIGPTNRTASMSPDVNDPGYRAVTFDELRIAYKQQIEALLDGGSDILLVETIFDTLNAKAALFAIEEVKTERNIEVPVMVSGTITDASGRTLSGQTAEAFLISISHLPLLSVGFNCALGANLLQPHLEAIAPKTEFAISAHPNAGLPNAFGEYDETPEETATQIEEYLKKNLINIVGGCCGTTPDHIKAIAEVAQKYNPRKIEN; encoded by the coding sequence ATGTCAAACATACATAACGAATTACAAAAAAGAATATTAATACTTGATGGTGCTATGGGTACCATGCTTCAGGAATATAAGTTTACTGAAGAAGATTTTAGAGGAGAACGCTTTAAAGAATACCCTATTCCACTTAAAGGTAATAACGATTTGTTATCTATAACACAACCTGAAGCAGTAAAAGAAGTGCATAGAAAATATTTTGCTGCAGGAGCTGATATTGTAGAAACCAATACATTTTCAGGAACAACAATAGCCATGGCAGATTATCAAATGGAAGATTTGGTATATGAGCTCAATTATGAATCTGCAAGATTAGCGAAAGAGGCTGCAGATGAATTTACTAAAAAAGAACCTCATAAACCAAGATTTGTTGCTGGATCAATAGGTCCAACAAATAGAACAGCTAGTATGTCGCCAGATGTAAATGATCCAGGCTATAGAGCGGTAACCTTTGATGAGTTACGAATAGCTTATAAACAGCAAATAGAAGCGTTGTTAGATGGAGGTTCTGATATTTTACTTGTAGAAACAATCTTTGATACATTAAATGCAAAAGCAGCTTTATTTGCTATTGAAGAAGTAAAAACAGAAAGAAATATTGAGGTTCCAGTGATGGTTTCAGGTACAATAACGGATGCTTCAGGAAGAACATTGTCAGGACAAACTGCAGAAGCGTTTTTAATATCAATATCACACTTACCTTTACTATCAGTAGGATTCAATTGCGCCTTAGGTGCCAATTTATTACAGCCACATTTAGAAGCAATAGCTCCAAAAACAGAGTTTGCTATATCAGCGCACCCAAATGCAGGTTTACCAAATGCTTTCGGAGAATATGATGAAACTCCTGAAGAAACAGCTACTCAAATAGAAGAGTATTTAAAAAAGAATTTGATAAATATTGTAGGAGGATGTTGTGGTACTACTCCTGACCATATAAAAGCCATTGCAGAAGTAGCCCAAAAATATAACCCTAGAAAAATTGAAAATTAG
- a CDS encoding pyridoxal phosphate-dependent decarboxylase family protein: MDLVLQKDLDLLSNLLEETKNNGLEFLKTVDGRKTSTINNIDPERSLNQKGLGAAKTLEVFKERFDEVLVASTGARYWGYVTGGATPASIMGDWLATVYDQNTQGITGQGDVSAIIELETIELLKSLLNISGEFLGGFVTGATMSNFTCLSVARQWYGKQIGKDYAKEGVSDTLNILSATPHSSSVKALAMLGVGSRNIIKVKIVEGNREAIDVEDLEKKIKELKGKPFILISSAGTVNTVDFDDFLAIEKLKKKYNFWWHIDAAFGAFAACSSKYSHLLKGWNEADSITTDCHKWLNVPYESAFYLIKREYNLLQVESFQNSNAPYLGDPLENFNYLNFLPENSRRLKALPAWFTLKAYGKEGYKEIIERNIELAKKFGDFIVESKDFELLAPVRLNTVCFTLKGKEESSARFLHLLNKKGAVFMTPTVYKGKKGIRAAIVNWRTVEKDVFLAIEVMKQTVNEL, translated from the coding sequence ATGGATTTAGTCTTACAAAAGGACCTTGATTTGTTATCTAATTTATTAGAAGAAACAAAAAACAATGGGTTAGAGTTTTTGAAAACAGTTGATGGAAGAAAAACATCAACAATTAATAATATTGACCCTGAGAGATCATTGAATCAAAAAGGACTTGGAGCAGCAAAAACATTAGAAGTTTTTAAAGAAAGATTTGATGAAGTTTTAGTGGCATCAACAGGAGCTAGGTACTGGGGTTATGTAACTGGAGGAGCTACGCCAGCATCAATAATGGGAGATTGGTTAGCAACTGTTTATGATCAAAATACTCAAGGAATAACAGGACAAGGTGATGTGTCCGCTATTATAGAATTAGAAACTATTGAGTTGTTAAAATCTCTTTTAAATATTTCTGGAGAATTCTTAGGAGGTTTTGTTACTGGAGCAACAATGTCAAACTTTACATGTTTATCTGTAGCAAGACAATGGTATGGAAAACAAATAGGAAAAGATTACGCTAAAGAAGGGGTAAGTGATACACTTAATATTTTGTCTGCTACGCCACATTCTTCATCTGTAAAGGCACTAGCAATGTTAGGAGTTGGAAGCAGAAATATAATAAAAGTAAAAATAGTAGAAGGAAACAGAGAAGCTATAGATGTTGAAGATTTAGAAAAAAAAATAAAAGAGTTAAAAGGAAAACCTTTTATTTTAATATCTAGTGCAGGTACGGTAAATACAGTAGATTTTGATGATTTTTTAGCTATTGAAAAGCTCAAAAAGAAATATAATTTTTGGTGGCATATTGATGCTGCATTTGGTGCTTTTGCAGCATGTAGCTCAAAATATAGTCACTTGTTAAAAGGTTGGAATGAAGCAGACAGCATAACAACGGATTGTCATAAGTGGTTAAATGTACCTTATGAAAGTGCTTTTTATCTTATTAAAAGAGAATATAACTTATTACAGGTAGAGAGCTTTCAGAATTCAAATGCTCCATACTTAGGAGATCCTTTAGAGAATTTCAATTATCTAAACTTTTTACCAGAAAATTCAAGAAGGTTAAAAGCTTTACCAGCTTGGTTCACATTAAAGGCTTATGGAAAAGAAGGTTATAAAGAAATTATTGAGAGAAATATTGAGTTAGCTAAAAAGTTTGGTGACTTTATTGTTGAAAGTAAAGATTTTGAACTATTAGCTCCTGTAAGATTAAACACTGTTTGTTTCACATTAAAAGGAAAGGAAGAGAGTTCAGCTCGTTTTTTACATTTATTAAATAAGAAAGGAGCGGTGTTTATGACACCTACTGTTTATAAAGGTAAAAAAGGAATTAGAGCAGCAATAGTGAATTGGAGAACGGTAGAGAAAGATGTATTCTTAGCAATAGAAGTAATGAAGCAAACTGTAAATGAATTATAA